The window GAGCAGATCGAAGCGGCGCAGCTGGACGGCACGAACGCCTGGCAGCGGTTCATGAACGTCACCGTCCCGGGGATCCGGGGATCGCTCGTCGTGGTTCTCACGACCATCTCGATCGCGACGCTGAAAGTGTTCGACATCGTGCGGACGATGACCGCCGGTAACTTCAACACCTCGGTCGTCGCCAACGAAATGTACACCCAGGCGTTCCGGGCCAGCGAAGTCGGACGAGGGTCGGCGCTCGCCGTCATCCTCTTCCTGCTCGTGCTGCCCATCGTCATCTACAACGTCAACATACTTCGCAAGCAGAGGGAGATCCGATGAGCAGCGTCGCCCCCGTCGATCTTCCCACCGGTGAGGGAAGGGACGATTCGAGTTTCGAAGAGGCAGCCCGCGACACCAAGTCGGGCCGGATCAAGCGGCGCCTGACCTCGCCGTGGGCGACGGCCGCGGCGATCGCGATCGCGATCGTCTGGACGATCCCCACCTTCGGTCTGTTCATCTCCTCCTTCCGGCCTGCCGAGCTGATCCAGACCACCGGCTGGTGGACGATCTTCCAGAACCCCGGCTTCACGCTCGACAACTACCGGGACGTTCTCTTCTCGCCGTCGCAGTCGGCACCGCAGCTGGGGGCGTACTTCGTCAACTCGCTCGCCATCGCCATCCCCGCGACGGTGTTCCCCCTGGTGATCGCCTGCATGGCGGCCTACGCCTTCGCCTGGATCAAGTTCCGCGGTGCGAACGTGCTGTTCATCCTGGTGTTCGCGCTGCAGATCGTGCCGCTGCAGATGGCCCTCGTGCCGCTGCTGCAGTTCTTCTCCTCGTGGCTCCGGCCGCTGCAGGTGGGATTGCACAACGTCATCCCGATCATCCCGGAGCAGAACTACCTGCCGGTGTGGATCGCGCACACGATCTTCGCCCTTCCGCTGGCGATCTTCCTGCTGCACAACTTCATCCACGAGATCCCCGGCGACGTCATCGAGGCGGCGCGCGTGGACGGCGCGTCGCACAGCCAGATCTTCTTCCGGATCGTGCTGCCGCTGGCGATCCCCGCCATCGCGTCCTTCGCGATCTTCCAGTTCCTGTGGGTGTGGAACGACCTGCTGGTCGCCCTCATCTTCTCCGGCGGCACGCAGGACGTCGCGCCGTTGACCCAGCGACTCGCGGAGCTGGTCGGTTCGCGAGGGCAGGACTGGCAACGTCTGACGGCGGGCGCGTTCGTCTCGCTGGTGGTGCCACTGATCGTGTTCTTCTCGTTGCAGAGATTCTTCGTCAGAGGACTCTTGGCGGGGTCGACGAAGGGGTAGACCGAGGTACCGGAGGGTGTTGGCGCGGCGTCCGATGGCGTGCGTCGCGTCAACCAGTCCGGACCTGTGCGGCCGGACGACGGGTCGTCCCCTGGTGCGCAGCGGTGTGAGCGCTACTGTCTGAGCATGGCCGAGCACGAGATCGACGCCCCCGACACCGATGGCGCGACCGACCTGACGATCGAGATCGATCCGGATGCGGGGCTGCGCGCGGCCGATGTCGCCGAGCGTGTCGCCGACGGCCGCACAAACGCCTTCACGGCCGACACCAGCCGAAGCGTCTGGAACATCGTCCGGGCCAATGTCTTCACGCTGTTCAACGGCATCGTCTTCGGATGCTTCTTCGTCCTGTTCGTGCTCGGCAGGTGGCAGGACGCGCTGTTCGGATTCGCCGCGTTCGCGAACTCGATCATCGGATGCGTGCAGGAGTTCCGGGCCAAGGCGGCGCTGGACAAGCTGGCGCTGCTGAACGCTCCGCGGGCCCGCATCCGCCGAGACGGCGCGGAAGGTGAGATCGCGCCGGGCGAGGTGGTGCTCGACGACATCCTGGTCCTCCGCGCCGGCGATCAGGTTCCCGCCGACGGCGTGGTGCGCCGGGCGCGGGGCCTGCAGCTGGACGAATCGATGCTCACCGGCGAGGCCGACCCGGTCGACAAGCGCGAGGGCGCCGAGGTGCTCTCGGGCTCCGTCGTGGTCGCCGGCGAAGGCGAGGCCCAGGTGACCCGCGTCGGCGCCGACTCGTACGCCAACAGGTTCGCCGGCGAGGCCAAGCGCTTCTCGCTCGTCGCGTCGGAGCTGCGGACCTCCATCAACCGCGTGCTGCGGTGGATGAGCTGGCTCATCGGACCCCTCGGGCTCCTGGTGCTCAACGCCCAGATGATGGTCGCCGGCGGCTGGGCCGAGGCCTGGGAATCGGGCGGGTGGGTGCAGGCCATCGTCAACACGATCGCCGCCCTGACCGCCATGATCCCGCTCGGCCTGGTGCTGATGACCTCGATCGCGTTCGCGGTGGGGGCCGCTCGTCTCGCGAGCCGCCAGGTGCTCGTCAACGAGCTGCCCGCGGTGGAGGGTCTGGCGCGCGTCGATGTGATCTGCCTGGACAAGACCGGCACCCTGACCGTCGGCGACATCGCCTTCGATGCCCTCCACGGTCTCGACGAGGCGGCGACCGCGTCGATCGACGTCGCCGCCGTGCTCGCCTGGTACGGTGCGGCCCCCGACGCCAATGCCACCGCGCGGTGCCTGCGGGAGCCCTTCCCGGTGGAGCAGCCCAGCGTTCCCGCCGCCACCATCCCGTTCTCGTCCGCACGCAAGTGGAGCGCCGTGTCGTTCGCGCACGGCCCGGCGGGGACGTGGATCCTCGGCGCGCCCGAGATGGTCTTCGGCGACCAGGCGACCGACACCGCCACACCGCTGGGGGAGAGGGTCGTCTCGCTCGCGGCCACCGGACGCCGCACTCTGGTCCTCGCGCACTCCTCCGCCGCGCTGACGGAGGAGGATGTCGCCGCGGAGCGCCTTCCCGCGGGGGTCGCGCCGGCGGCGGTACTGACCTTCCGCGAGACGGTGCGCCCCGACGCCGCGCAGACGCTGGCGTACTTCGCCCGTCAGGGCGTCGGGGTGCGCATCATCTCGGGCGACAATCCCCGAACCGTCGCGGCGATCGCCCGCGACCTGGGCGTGGAGGCGCCGGAGGGGTACGACGCCCGGCGGCTTCCCGACGACGACGCCGCCCTCGCGGAGGTGCTCGAGGAGCACACCGTCTTCGGGCGCGTCACGCCCGAGCAGAAGAAGCGGATGGTCGTGGCCCTGCAGAGCCGTGGACACACCGTGGCGATGACCGGTGACGGAGTGAACGACGCCCTCGCGATCAAGACCGCCGACATCGGCATCGCGATGAACTCGGGCTCGGCGGCGACGAAGGCCGTCGCGAGGCTGGTGCTCCTCGACGGCAAGTTCTCCCACCTCCCCGACGTCGTCGCCGAGGGGCGTCAGGTCATCGCCAACATCGAGCGGGTCTCGATGCTCTTCCTCACCAAGACCGCGTACGCGACCGGCCTCGCGCTGCTGTTCGGCCTGCTGGTGCTGGAGTTCCCGTTCCTGCCGCGCCAGCTCTCGATCACCGACGGGCTGACCATCGGCATCCCGGCGTTCTTCCTGGCGCTGCTGCCGAACACCCAGCGCTACATCCCCGGGTTCCTCCGACGCTCCCTGAGCTTCGCGATCCCGGCGGGTCTCATCATCGCGATCTCGCTGACGGCCTATTCCCTGGCGGCGGCGTCACGGGGGGTCGAGGAGGCGCAGCTGCGCACCGGCTCGACGATCATCCTCGCCGTCGTCGGCATCTGGGTGCTGACCGTCCTGTCGCGGCCGGTCACCCGTGTGAAGGTGCTCGTGATCGGTGCGATGTTCATCGCGCTGCTCGCGATCTTCACACTGCCGATCGCGACCGACTTCTTCCAGCTGGTCGATCCGGGCCGCGACGCCGCGTGGCTCCTCACCGGCGTCATCATCGTCACGATCGGAGCGATCGAGATCGTCCGCTTCGCCCACCGGCGGGTCGTGGCGCGCGATCTCGCCCGTGCGTCGGGTCAGGCGGCGGTCCCGGCACCGACCGGCCGCGCGGACCGCGCCGTGAAGTAGCGCGAGGCGGGCGGCACCCAGACGAGGACGACGGCGACCACCTGCACGAGCACCTGCACGGTCGCCGGCACATCCCAGTCGTCGGTCGAGAAGATGGTGACCAGCTGCAGCACGACGAGCAGAGAGACGTAGCCGGTCAGCAGCGCGCGCGCGAGGCGGCTGCCGCGGGCGAGCGCCGAGGCCAGGGCGACCATGAGCAGACCGAACAGCACGATGCCCGCGCCCAGGAGAGACACGATCAGCACGTCGTCGGCGGG of the Microbacterium invictum genome contains:
- a CDS encoding carbohydrate ABC transporter permease → MSSVAPVDLPTGEGRDDSSFEEAARDTKSGRIKRRLTSPWATAAAIAIAIVWTIPTFGLFISSFRPAELIQTTGWWTIFQNPGFTLDNYRDVLFSPSQSAPQLGAYFVNSLAIAIPATVFPLVIACMAAYAFAWIKFRGANVLFILVFALQIVPLQMALVPLLQFFSSWLRPLQVGLHNVIPIIPEQNYLPVWIAHTIFALPLAIFLLHNFIHEIPGDVIEAARVDGASHSQIFFRIVLPLAIPAIASFAIFQFLWVWNDLLVALIFSGGTQDVAPLTQRLAELVGSRGQDWQRLTAGAFVSLVVPLIVFFSLQRFFVRGLLAGSTKG
- a CDS encoding HAD-IC family P-type ATPase; this encodes MAEHEIDAPDTDGATDLTIEIDPDAGLRAADVAERVADGRTNAFTADTSRSVWNIVRANVFTLFNGIVFGCFFVLFVLGRWQDALFGFAAFANSIIGCVQEFRAKAALDKLALLNAPRARIRRDGAEGEIAPGEVVLDDILVLRAGDQVPADGVVRRARGLQLDESMLTGEADPVDKREGAEVLSGSVVVAGEGEAQVTRVGADSYANRFAGEAKRFSLVASELRTSINRVLRWMSWLIGPLGLLVLNAQMMVAGGWAEAWESGGWVQAIVNTIAALTAMIPLGLVLMTSIAFAVGAARLASRQVLVNELPAVEGLARVDVICLDKTGTLTVGDIAFDALHGLDEAATASIDVAAVLAWYGAAPDANATARCLREPFPVEQPSVPAATIPFSSARKWSAVSFAHGPAGTWILGAPEMVFGDQATDTATPLGERVVSLAATGRRTLVLAHSSAALTEEDVAAERLPAGVAPAAVLTFRETVRPDAAQTLAYFARQGVGVRIISGDNPRTVAAIARDLGVEAPEGYDARRLPDDDAALAEVLEEHTVFGRVTPEQKKRMVVALQSRGHTVAMTGDGVNDALAIKTADIGIAMNSGSAATKAVARLVLLDGKFSHLPDVVAEGRQVIANIERVSMLFLTKTAYATGLALLFGLLVLEFPFLPRQLSITDGLTIGIPAFFLALLPNTQRYIPGFLRRSLSFAIPAGLIIAISLTAYSLAAASRGVEEAQLRTGSTIILAVVGIWVLTVLSRPVTRVKVLVIGAMFIALLAIFTLPIATDFFQLVDPGRDAAWLLTGVIIVTIGAIEIVRFAHRRVVARDLARASGQAAVPAPTGRADRAVK